The Apium graveolens cultivar Ventura chromosome 6, ASM990537v1, whole genome shotgun sequence genome contains a region encoding:
- the LOC141668858 gene encoding plant cysteine oxidase 2-like: MPMREKLPGPKKGKDYMESRRSRRRQRKLLPVQVLYDTCQQVFADSGPGIVPDPEKIQLLKTVLDGISGADVGVNPNMPFFREQKTEGLPTITYLHIHECDKFSIGIFCLPPSGVLPLHNHPQMTVFSKLLFGTMHIKSLDWVNGVPSNKVPDGDSSNANGALSAEARLAKVKVDSDFIAPCDTSILYPTDGGNMHCFTAVTQCAVLDVLGPPYNDSEGRHCAYYIEHPFDPISANGISIGEEEREGYEWLQERDKPEGLTVYGVPYSGPPIAKWETAGS; this comes from the exons ATGCCAATGAGAGAGAAGTTACCTGGCCCAAAAAAAGGCAAAGATTACATGGAATCAAGGAGGAGTCGTAGGCGACAGAGGAAGTTGTTGCCTGTTCAGGTTTTGTATGATACTTGTCAACAGGTTTTTGCTGATTCTGGCCCTGGGATTGTTCCTGACCCCGAAAAGATACAGCTTCTCAAGACTGTTTTGG ATGGCATATCAGGGGCAGATGTTGGTGTGAACCCAAATATGCCCTTTTTTAGGGAACAAAAGACAGAAGGTTTACCTACCATAACATACCTACACATTCATGAATGTGACAAATTCTCG ATTGGGATCTTTTGCTTGCCACCATCAGGTGTCCTTCCGCTTCACAATCACCCTCAAATGACGGTTTTTAGTAAACTTCTATTTGGTACTATGCACATTAAATCTTTGGATTGGGTGAATGGTGTTCCTAGTAACAAAGTCCCGGATGGCGATTCCTCAAATG CAAACGGAGCTCTGTCTGCTGAGGCACGGTTAGCAAAGGTCAAGGTGGATTCTGATTTTATCGCTCCCTGTGATACTTCCATCCTTTATCCTACCGACGGGGGTAATATGCACTGCTTCACAGCTGTTACACAATGTGCAGTGCTAGATGTGCTTGGACCACCGTACAATGATTCCGAAGGCAGGCATTGTGCGTACTACATAGAGCACCCATTTGACCCTATTTCAG CCAATGGGATATCAATTGGTGAAGAAGAGAGGGAAGGCTATGAATGGCTTCAAGAGAGGGATAAACCGGAAGGATTAACTGTATATGGAGTGCCATACAGTGGACCGCCGATTGCCAAATGGGAAACCGCAGGCAGCTGA